One genomic segment of Bacillus sp. 2205SS5-2 includes these proteins:
- a CDS encoding DUF1648 domain-containing protein, whose amino-acid sequence MELALLVITIGFLMMIQIAVPFIVKRTVVFGVTVPIEQVKNKQLLGYKKRYALLTFFFSLAALLLFFIWSVGTPQENHLFLAGLYLPFVILFVSLSLYFYFHAKVTKLKQQQEWFKNRKQVNISELNIRSKDEMLPWMFFTIPLLISISLIIFTLVNYNQFPNQIPTHWGPDGKPDAYTTKSYLSILTLPLILLVLQGMFIGVIEMTRKSGINLSAGNVKASRIRQLRLRKYTSWFLFVVSILLTMLFSFLQFTTLYENVVSDLLILLMPLTFSVLLFIGAIILAVKVGKVDSDFDMEIIEDENGEITNVDEDQYWKGGLIYYNRNDPSIFVEKRFGVGWTLNFARPIGYLILFGPLLVILLITFL is encoded by the coding sequence ATGGAATTAGCACTTTTAGTGATCACAATCGGATTTTTGATGATGATACAAATCGCGGTTCCCTTTATCGTGAAACGAACGGTGGTGTTTGGTGTCACGGTCCCCATAGAACAGGTAAAAAACAAGCAACTATTGGGATATAAAAAAAGGTATGCCCTTCTTACGTTTTTCTTCTCACTAGCTGCACTGCTTCTGTTCTTTATTTGGTCCGTAGGTACACCTCAAGAAAACCATCTATTTTTGGCTGGATTGTACCTTCCATTTGTCATTCTTTTTGTATCCTTATCGCTTTATTTTTACTTCCATGCAAAAGTGACCAAACTCAAACAACAGCAAGAATGGTTTAAAAATCGCAAACAGGTGAACATTTCTGAATTAAACATACGTTCAAAGGATGAAATGCTTCCGTGGATGTTTTTTACGATTCCCTTGCTTATTTCCATTAGCTTAATCATTTTTACCCTTGTGAACTATAACCAGTTCCCTAACCAGATCCCAACTCACTGGGGACCTGATGGAAAGCCTGATGCCTATACAACGAAAAGCTATCTTTCCATACTGACCCTGCCGTTGATTCTTTTAGTGTTGCAAGGAATGTTTATTGGAGTCATAGAGATGACAAGAAAATCAGGAATTAATCTTAGTGCTGGAAATGTAAAAGCTTCTCGTATTCGTCAATTGCGATTACGCAAATACACGAGCTGGTTTTTATTCGTTGTTTCTATTCTTCTAACTATGCTGTTTTCGTTCCTGCAATTCACAACCCTTTATGAGAATGTGGTTAGCGACTTATTGATTCTTCTCATGCCTCTTACATTCTCTGTCTTGCTTTTCATTGGAGCAATTATTTTAGCTGTAAAGGTAGGAAAAGTAGATTCAGACTTTGATATGGAGATCATTGAGGATGAAAATGGAGAGATAACGAATGTGGATGAGGATCAATATTGGAAAGGCGGACTCATCTACTACAACCGAAATGATCCTTCCATCTTTGTAGAGAAACGTTTTGGCGTTGGATGGACGTTGAATTTTGCACGACCTATCGGGTATCTGATTCTATTTGGTCCACTCCTCGTGATTCTTCTGATTACTTTTTTATAA
- a CDS encoding GntR family transcriptional regulator, producing MFIQIEPQSDVPIYAQVQNGIMEGIVRGELKPGDTLPSVRALAGDLGVNMHTVNKSYHELENKGVIKIVPKSGAIISSSYEEGVTGERIEQLSQNLRPLLAESLAYGLDEKQIQDLVSSIIKKVKGE from the coding sequence TTGTTTATCCAAATTGAACCTCAATCTGATGTACCCATTTATGCTCAAGTTCAGAATGGCATTATGGAAGGAATTGTTCGTGGAGAATTGAAGCCTGGAGATACTCTTCCTTCCGTTCGGGCTCTTGCGGGGGATCTCGGTGTGAACATGCACACGGTAAATAAGAGCTATCATGAATTGGAAAACAAAGGCGTTATCAAGATTGTTCCTAAATCAGGAGCCATCATTTCCTCATCGTATGAAGAAGGTGTTACTGGGGAAAGAATTGAACAGCTTTCACAGAACTTAAGACCACTTCTCGCAGAATCCCTCGCTTACGGATTGGATGAGAAGCAGATTCAGGATTTAGTCAGTTCCATCATTAAAAAGGTCAAGGGGGAATAA